The Osmerus eperlanus unplaced genomic scaffold, fOsmEpe2.1 SCAFFOLD_978, whole genome shotgun sequence DNA segment agagagagagagagagggagagagggagagagggagtgtgtgtgtgtgtgtgtcgtcagagagagagagagagagggagagagggagtgtgtgtgtgtgtgtcgtcagagagagagagagggagagagggagtgtgtgtgtgtgtgtgtcgtcagagagagagagagggagagagggagtgtgtgctgGTGGGGGGTGGTCTCGTCCCAGCTCACCTGAGCTCTGAGGCCAGCTTCTCCAGAGAGGCTTGCCTCTCGTCACAGGTGACCTGGGTCTTCAGCAGCAGGTCTCTCAGCTCCTGCAGGTGACCCAGGGTGTCTGTCAGCTCCCCACGCACACCCTGCAGCTGCCCCTCCAGCAGCTGGGCAAGCTGGGACGagttcctcctgtcctcctccgacCGCTGGAGCTTCTCCTCCAGTTCCACCACtgacgagggggagggagggagagggggagaagagagggagggaggaggtgagaacaGTATAACATCACCATACCCAGAtcacttttctcctctctccccagcatcccccctctccctccctccctcccctttccctccctccctccccccctttccctccccccctccctccttcccccccctccctccctccctccctccctccctccttcccctccctccctccctccctcacccagacAGCTCTTGGTGTCCAGCAGGGTCTGGGTGTGCTGCAGGCTGTTCTGGGCCAGGCTGAGCTGAGAGGCTCTGCTGTTGCTCTCCCTGCGCAGGCTGAGCACCTCCTGCTCCAGGGACGACAGCTCCCCTCCACACGCACTCATCTCTGACGTCAGCTGGCtgcggaagagagggaggaggggagggagg contains these protein-coding regions:
- the si:ch73-389b16.1 gene encoding cytoskeletal protein Sojo, which encodes MSACGGELSSLEQEVLSLRRESNSRASQLSLAQNSLQHTQTLLDTKSCLVVELEEKLQRSEEDRRNSSQLAQLLEGQLQGVRGELTDTLGHLQELRDLLLKTQVTCDERQASLEKLASEL